The Pseudomonas benzenivorans region ACGCGCCTAAGCAAAGACCAGTCGCCGAAGCGCGCGAACCGTCGCTGGCCGATCCCCGTGCACCAGGCGGCACACGGAAACAGTGTTGTCAGAAGTTTTCCGGGTTCTTGGATTTCTCCCGGGCACTCTCGCGACTGACCAGGCCCTTGGCGACCAGGCCCTTGAGGCAGGCGTCGAGGGTCTGCATGCCCAGCGAGCCGCCGGTCTGGATAGCCGAATACATCTGCGCCACCTTGTCCTCGCGGATCAGGTTACGGATCGCCGGGGTGCCGATCATGATCTCGTGGGCCGCCACCCGGCCGCCGCCGATCTTCTTCAGCAGGGTCTGGGAGATCACCGCCTGCAAGGACTCCGAGAGCATGGAACGAACCATGGACTTCTCCTCGGCCGGGAACACGTCGACCACCCGGTCGATGGTCTTGGCCGCCGAGGTGGTGTGCAGGGTGCCGAACACCAGGTGGCCGGTTTCCGCGGCGGTCAGCGCCAGGCGGATGGTCTCCAGGTCGCGCATCTCGCCCACCAGGATGATGTCCGGGTCTTCACGCAGCGCCGAGCGCAGGGCCTCGGAGAAGCCCAGGGTGTCGCGGTGCACCTCGCGCTGGTTGACCAGACACTTCTTCGACTCGTGGACGAATTCGATCGGGTCCTCGATGGTCAGGATATGGTGGTACTTGGTGCTGTTGAGGTAGTCGAGCATGGCCGCCAGGGTGGTCGACTTGCCCGAACCCGTGGGCCCGGTGACCAGCACCAGGCCGCGCGGCACGTCGGTGATCTTGCGGAACACCTCGCCCATGCCGAGGTCTTCCATGGTCAGCACCTTGGACGGAATGGTCCGGAACACCGCACCGGCGCCGCGGTTCTGGTTGAAGGCGTTGACCCGGAAGCGCGCCACCCCGGGCACTTCGAAGGAGAAGTCGGTTTCCAGGAATTCTTCGAAGTCCTTGCGCTGCTTGTCGTTCATGATGTCGTACATCAGCGCGTGCACCTGCTTGTGATCCAGGGCCGGCAGGTTGATCCGACGCACATCGCCGTCGACCCGAATCATCGGCGGCAGACCGGCAGAGAGATGCAGGTCCGACGCGCCTTGCTTGGCGCTGAAGGCAAGCAGCTCGGTGATATCCATGGGACTCCCTAATGACAAGCAAGCAGGTAGAATGCCGCGAACGCTGAACGACCGGGGCTACAGAGCGCGAGTAATGTCCACGATAGCAGAGAATATTGCAAAGGTCGGAGCGCGCATCCGTGAGGCGGCGCAAGCCTCGCAGCGCGATTGTGCGACGATCGGCCTGCTCGCGGTGAGCAAGACCAAACCCGCCGCGGCGATCCGCCAGGCCCGTGCCGCCGGCCTGTGCGACTTCGGCGAGAACTACCTGCAGGAAGCCCTGGACAAGCAGGCCGAACTGGGCGACCTGGACCTGACCTGGCACTTCATCGGCCCCATCCAGTCGAACAAGACCCGCGCCATCGCCGAGCACTTCGCCTGGGTGCACTCGGTGGACCGCCTGAAGATCGCCGAACGCCTGTCCGCCCAGCGTCCGCCGCAGCTGCCGCCGCTGAACGTCTGCCTGCAGGTCAACGTCAGCGGCGAGGCCAGCAAGTCCGGCTGCAGCCCCGAGCAGCTGCCGGCCCTGGCCCAGGCGGTCGCCCGGCTGCCCGGGCTCAGGCTGCGCGGCCTGATGTGCATTCCCGAACCCAGCGCGGACCCGGCCGTGCAGCACGCGGCCTTCGCCCGCCTGCGCACGCTGCAAGAGCAGCTGAATCTCGACCTCGACACCCTGTCCATGGGCATGAGCCACGACCTGGAGGCCGCCATCAGCGAGGGCGCGACCTGGGTACGCATCGGCACCGCCCTGTTCGGTGCCCGCGACTACGGCGCCCCCTCGCATTGAATAAGGAAGCCCACATGAACGACCCACGCATTGCCTTTATTGGCGCCGGCAACATGGCCGCCAGCCTGATCGGCGGCCTGCTCGCCCAGGGCGTCGCGACCGACGCCATCCGCGCCAGCGACCACGGTGCCGAACAGCGCGCCAGGATCGCCGCCGAGCACGGCATCGCCACCTTCGCCGCCAACGCCGAGGCCATCGAGGGCGCCGAGCTGATCGTCCTGGCGGTCAAGCCGCAGGTGATCAAGGCCGTGTGCCTGGACCTGGCGCCGCACCTGAAAGAGGGCCAGCTGATCGTCTCCGTTGCCGCCGGCATCACCTGCGCCAGCCTGGAAAACTGGTTGGGGCCGCGTGCCATCGTGCGCTGCATGCCCAACACCCCGGCGTTGCTGCGCCAGGGCGTCAGCGGCCTGTATGCCAACGCCCGGGTGTCGGCGGCTCAGCGCCAGCAGGCCGAACAGGTGCTCAGCGCGGTCGGCCTGGCCCTGTGGCTGGACGAAGAGCGGCTGATCGATGCGGTCACCGCGGTATCCGGCAGCGGCCCGGCCTACTTCTTCCTGTTGATCGAGGCGATGACTGCCGCCGGCGAAAAGCTCGGCCTGCCGCGCGACACCGCCGCCCAGCTGACCCTGCACACGGCCCTCGGCGCCGCGCGCATGGCGGTGGCCAGCGACGTCGACGCGGCCGAACTGCGCCGCCGCGTGACCTCCCCCGCCGGCACCACCGAAGCGGCGATCAACAGCTTCCAGGCCGGCGGCTTCGAGACCCTGGTCGAACAAGCACTGAATGCCGCCGCCCGCCGCTCGGCGGAGCTGGCCGAACAGCTGGGCCAATAAGGAGCCAACCATGATCGGACTCAACACCGCTGCGGTTTATATCCTGCAGACCCTCGGCAGCCTGTACCTGCTGGTGGTGCTGCTGCGTTTCATCCTGCAACTGGTGCGCGCGGACTTCTACAACCCGCTCAGCCAGTTCATCGTGCGCGCCACCCAGCCGCTGCTCAAGCCACTGCGCAAGATCATCCCCGGCTTCGCCGGCCTGGACCTGGCCTCGCTGGTGCTGGCGATCCTGGTCCAGCTACTGCTGATGACCCTGACCCTGATGCTGATGGGCTACGGCACCGGCAACCCGCTGCAACTGTTGGTCTGGTCGATCATCGGCGTCACCGCCTTGTTCCTCAAGGTGTTCTTCTTCGCCCTGATCATCGGCGTGATCCTCTCCTGGGTCGCCCAGGGCAGCCACAATCCGGCGGTCGAGCTGATCCAGCAGATCTGCGAGCCGCTGCTGATGCCGATCCGCCGCTTCATGCCGAGCATGGGGGGGCTGGACCTGTCGCCTATCGTCGCCTTCCTGGCACTCAACCTGATCGACATGCTGGTGATCCGCAACCTGGCGGTGATGACCGGCATGTACCAGGGCCTCAGCCTGGCGATCTGAAGCCCAACCGCGTCGCCCCCGCGGCCCGACCGTTCGGCCCGCCTGGGCGACCACCAGGCGGGCGCGTGGCGCTGGCCAATTGACGCCAGCCAACCGCCCCGCATAATGCCCGCCAGGCCTGCGCGTGCAGCGCGGCCCCAGGGCCCGGACGAGACCTGCGCCGGGCCGCCGTTCGAGGGCGCGCTACCGAGAGGAACGCCAGGATGAGCATGGAACGTCTCAGTCAGCAGGTCGATGCCTACGTCACCTGGAAGCGCGAGCTGATGCGCGAGATCAGCCGCTATCGCAGCTGGCTGGTGACCAACCGCCTCGGCTCCGAGGCGGTGGAAGCCAAACTCGAGCGCGCCCTGCGCCTGCTGCGCACCGACCACATCACCCTGGCCTTCGTCGGCGAGTTCTCCCGCGGCAAGACCGAACTGATCAACGCCCTGTTCTTCTCCGAGTACGGCCAGCGCATGCTGCCGTCCCAGGCCGGGCGCACCACCATGTGCCCCACCGAGCTGTACTTCGATCCGCGCTCGGAGCGCGCCTATATCCGCCTGCTGCCCATCGAGACGCGCCTCTCCGAGGCCAATGTCTCGCAGTTCAAGCGCATTCCCCGGCACTGGGTGAACATTCCCCTGGACCCCAGCGACCCGGACAACATGGCCCAGGCCTTCGCCCAGGTGGCCAGGGCCAAGCCGATGCCGGTGGAACAGGCGATTCAGCTGGGTTTCCACCCGGACATGCTGGAGAGCACCGGCAAGCCCGGACAGGTGCTGGTACCGGCCTGGCGCCATGCCCTGATCAACTTCGACCACCCGTTGCTGCGCCAGGGCCTGCGCATCCTCGACACACCGGGCCTCAACGCTCTGGGCAGCGAGCCGGAGCTGACCCTGTCGATGCTGCCCAGCGCCCAGGCGATCATCTTCCTGCTGTCGGCCGACAGCGGCGTCAGCGCCAGCGACATGGCGATCTGGCAACAACATATCCGCCAGCTCGACGACGACACCCAGACCAGCCTGTTCGCCGTGCTCAACAAGATCGACGTGCTGTGGGACGACCTGGCCGGCGAGGCCTTCGTGCAGAACGCCATCGGCCGAATCCAGGCCAGTACCGCCAAGCAACTCGGCATCCGCCCCGAGGAAGTGCTGCCGCTGTCGGCCAAGCAGGCCCTGCTGGCCAAGGTGCGCAAGGACCCGGCGCTGCTCGTCCGCAGCCAGATGAACGGCCTGGAAGCCCTGCTGTGCGAACGCATCGTCGCGCAGAAGGAGCGCCTGCTCGAGGACCGCGTGGTCAATCAGGTGCTGGCCCTGCTCCACAACAGCCAGCACGTGCTCGGCCTGCGCCTGGAGAAGGTCAAGGAGCAGCAGGCCCTGCTCAACAACCAGCAACAGGACAACGGCCAGCTGCTGTTCGAGCTGACCGCCAAGACCAAGGCAGACCACGGCCTGCACCACAGGCGCCTACTCGGCCTGAAGACCAACCAGCGCCTGCTCAAACGTCAGGGCGACCTGCTGCGCGCCGCGGTGCGCCCCGAACGTCTCGAGCAGCACCTGGACAGGGTCCGGCGCCACCTCACCGGCAGCTGGACCACGCTGGGCATCAACCAGGCCATCCTGCACTTCTTCCGCGCGGTGCAGAGCGACCTGCACAGCCTGGCCCACGAGGCCGAGATGGCCAACCGCATGGTCGCCGCCATCTACTGCCGGCACAACGAGGAGAACCCGCTGCACGGGGTCGACGCGCCGCAGTTCGACCTCGAGCGCTACCAGCGCGAGCTCGAGCAGCTGCGGGCCAAGGCCGACCAGTTCCGCCTACACCTCAAGACCCTGCTCACCGAGCAGCGCAGCCTGACCCGGCGCTTCTTCGCCACCCTGGCACAGGAGGTCGTCGGCCTGCACCAGCGCCTGCGCCAGGACGCCGAGCACTGGGCCGGCGATGCCCTGATGCCGCTGATGCAGCACAGCCTGGAGCACAAGCAGTTGCTGGAGACCCATATGCTGCGGCTCAAGGTCCTGGCCCAGGACACCCAGCAGAGCCGCCAGCGCACCCAGCGACTGGCGCACTACCGCGACGAATTGCAGCAGCAGCTGGCCCAGGCCGGCGAGATGCTGCGGGCCCTGCGCCGGCCGGCGCCTGTGCAGCGCCAGGGCAAGGTGGTCAGCCTGCCGGGGGCCCGCCGCGCCCTTGGCGCCACCGACTAGTCGCGGCCCGGCCCAAGCGCGCCGCCCCTGTGCTTGCCGCAGGCAGCGGCGCTCTTTAGACTGCTGCACTTCGTTTTTCTTCCGATTTCGCGAGCAGGGTCGATGCCGACTGCCTTTCCTCCAGATTCCGTTGGCCTGGTGACGCCCGAGGTGGTGCAGTTCGCCGCGCCCCTGACCCTGGCCTGCGGACGCAGCCTGGCCGACTACCAGCTGATCTTCGAGACCTATGGTCGGCTGAACGCGGCGCGCAGCAATGCGGTGCTGATCTGCCACGCCCTCTCCGGCCACCACCATGCCGCCGGCTACCACAGCCCGGACGACCGCAAGCCCGGCTGGTGGGACAGCTGCATCGGCCCGGGCAAGGCGATCGACACCGACAAGTTCTTCGTCGTCAGCCTGAACAACCTCGGCGGCTGCAACGGCTCCACCGGCCCCTCCAGCCTCAACCCGGCCACCGGCAAGCCCTACGGCGCCGACTTCCCGGTGATGACGGTGGAAGACTGGGTGCACAGCCAGGCGCGCCTGGCCGACACCCTGGGCATCGAGCAGTGGGCGGCCGTGGTCGGCGGCAGCCTCGGCGGCATGCAGGCCCTGCAGTGGACCATCAGCTACCCGGAACGGGTGCGCCACTGCCTGGCGATCGCCTCGGCGCCCAAGCTGTCGGCGCAGAACATCGCCTTCAACGAGGTGGCGCGCCAGGCCATCCTCACCGACCCGGAGTTCCACGGCGGGCACTTCCAGGAACAGGGCGTGATCCCCAGGCGCGGGCTGATGCTGGCGCGCATGGTCGGCCACATCACCTACCTGTCCGACGACGCCATGGGCGAAAAATTCGGCCGCGGGCTGAAGAGCGAGAAGCTCAACTACGACTTTCACAGCGTCGAGTTCCAGGTCGAGAGCTACCTGCGCTACCAGGGCGAGGAGTTCTCCGGGCGCTTCGACGCCAACACCTACCTGCTGATGACCAAGGCCCTGGACTACTTCGACCCGGCCGCCGCCTTCGAGGGCGACCTGGCCAGGACCCTGGCCACGGCGACGGCGGACTTCTGCGTGATTTCCTTCACCACCGACTGGCGCTTCTCCCCGGCGCGCTCGCGGGAGATCGTCGATGCGCTGATGGCCGCGCGCAAGAACGTCTGCTACCTGGAGATCGACGCCCCCCAGGGCCACGACGCCTTCCTCATGCCGATCCCGCGCTACCTGCAGGCCTTCTCCAGCTATATGAACCGAATTGCAGTATGAGGCACCCATGAGAGCGGATCTGGACATCATCCAGGAGTGGATTCCCGCCGGCAGCCGCGTGCTCGACCTCGGCTGCGGCGACGGCGAGCTGCTGGCCTGGCTGCGCGACAACAAGGGCGTCAGCGGCTACGGCCTGGAGATCGACCCGGAGAAGATCGCCCGCTGCATCGAGCGCGGCGTCAACGTGGTCGAACAGAACCTCGACCAGGGTCTGGGCAACTTCGCCAGCGACAGCTTCGACGTGGTGGTGATGACCCAGTCGCTGCAGGCCCTGCACTACCCCGACTGGGTCCTGGCGGAAATGCTGCGGGTCGGCCGCACCTGCATCATCACCTTCCCCAACTTCGGCCACTGGCGCTGCCGCTGGTACCTGGCCAGCAAGGGCCGCATGCCGGTCTCCGACTTCCTGCCCTACACCTGGTACAACACGCCGAACATCCACTTCTGCACCTTCGAGGACTTCGAGCGCCTGTGCCACGCGCAGAACGCCCGGGTGCAGGAGCGCCTGGCGGTGGACCGCGACCATCGCCACGGCTGGGCCAGCCGGATTTGGCCTAATCTGTTAGGTGAGATCGGCATCTACCGAATCAGCGGGCCCACCGCCCTGGATGCGCAGAGCGCCGGCTGAGCCGTGCGCCTTGCCAGGGCCAAACTTGCAGGAGAGTTCCCATGCGCCGCATCGCCATTCTGTTTATCGCCCTGTGCCTGAGCCTGCCGGCGCTTGCCGAGCGCAAGCACAGCTTCGGCGAGCTGGACGTGCACTACATCGCCTTCAATTCCGGCTTTCTCCAGCCCGAGATCGCCGCAGCCGCCGGCCTGGTGCGCAGCAAGAGCCAGGGCGTGGTCAACATCTCCGTGCTCAAGGCCGGCACACCCATGGCCGCCAACGTCAACGGCGCGGTGAAGAACCTGCTCGGGCAGAGCCATCCCTTGAAGTTCAAGCAGGTCAACGAAGGCACGGCGATCTACTACCTGGCGCAGTTCCCCTTCGAGAACCGCGAGGTGCTGCGCTTCACCATCAGCGTCCAGGCCGGCGACGGCGTCGCCCACAGCTTCGACTTCAACCAGGAATTCTTCCCCGACGAATGATGCCCTTCAGCGAACTCGTACTCGCCAGCCATAACGCCGGCAAACTCAAGGAACTCCAGGCCATGCTCGGCGACGTCGTGCGCGTGCGCTCGGTCGGCGAGTTCAGCAGCGTCGAACCCGAAGAGACCGGCCTGAGTTTCGTGGAGAACGCCATCCTCAAGGCCCGCCACGCCGCGCGGGTGTCCGGCCTGCCGGCCCTGGCCGACGACTCCGGCCTGGCGGTGGACTTTCTCGGCGGCGCGCCGGGCATCTATTCGGCGCGCTACGCCGGTGGCCAGGGCGATGCGGCCAACAACGCCAAGCTGCTCGAGGCCCTCAAAGCGGTACCCGATGCCCAGCGCGGCGCCCAGTTCGTCTGCGCCCTGGCCCTGCTGCGCCACGCCGAAGACCCGCTGCCGATCCTCTGCGAAGGCCTGTGGCACGGGCGCATCCTGCACGAGGCGCGCGGCGACCAGGGCTTCGGCTACGACCCGCTGTTCTGGGTCGAGGAACGGCAGTGCTCCAGCGCCGAACTGCCCCCGTCCCTGAAGAACCAGCTCAGCCACCGCGCCCGCGCCATGGCCTTGCTCAAGCAGCGCCTGGGGCTGGCATGAAGCGCTCCCCGGACGGGGGCTTTCGGCTGCCCCCGCTGGCCCTCTATATCCACATCCCCTGGTGCGTGAAGAAGTGCCCCTACTGCGACTTCAATTCCCACGCCGCCGGCCCGAGCCTGCCGGAACAGGCGTATGTCGACGCCCTGCTCGCCGATCTCGATGAAGACCTGGACCAGGTCCACGGTCGCCCGCTGACCTCGATCTTCTTCGGCGGTGGCACCCCCAGCCTGTTCTCCGCCCAGGCCCTCGGCCGCCTGCTCGAAGGCGTCGAGCGCCGCGCGCCCTTCGCCGCCGACATCGAGATCACCCTGGAGGCCAACCCCGGCACCTTCGAGCAGGCCAAGTTCAGCGCCTACCGCGCGCTCGGCATCAATCGCCTGTCGATCGGCGTGCAGAGCTTCCAGGCCGAGAAGCTGGCGGCCCTGGGGCGCATCCACGACGGCGAGGAGGCCATCCGCGCCGCCGAC contains the following coding sequences:
- the pilT gene encoding type IV pilus twitching motility protein PilT encodes the protein MDITELLAFSAKQGASDLHLSAGLPPMIRVDGDVRRINLPALDHKQVHALMYDIMNDKQRKDFEEFLETDFSFEVPGVARFRVNAFNQNRGAGAVFRTIPSKVLTMEDLGMGEVFRKITDVPRGLVLVTGPTGSGKSTTLAAMLDYLNSTKYHHILTIEDPIEFVHESKKCLVNQREVHRDTLGFSEALRSALREDPDIILVGEMRDLETIRLALTAAETGHLVFGTLHTTSAAKTIDRVVDVFPAEEKSMVRSMLSESLQAVISQTLLKKIGGGRVAAHEIMIGTPAIRNLIREDKVAQMYSAIQTGGSLGMQTLDACLKGLVAKGLVSRESAREKSKNPENF
- a CDS encoding YggS family pyridoxal phosphate-dependent enzyme encodes the protein MSTIAENIAKVGARIREAAQASQRDCATIGLLAVSKTKPAAAIRQARAAGLCDFGENYLQEALDKQAELGDLDLTWHFIGPIQSNKTRAIAEHFAWVHSVDRLKIAERLSAQRPPQLPPLNVCLQVNVSGEASKSGCSPEQLPALAQAVARLPGLRLRGLMCIPEPSADPAVQHAAFARLRTLQEQLNLDLDTLSMGMSHDLEAAISEGATWVRIGTALFGARDYGAPSH
- the proC gene encoding pyrroline-5-carboxylate reductase, with protein sequence MNDPRIAFIGAGNMAASLIGGLLAQGVATDAIRASDHGAEQRARIAAEHGIATFAANAEAIEGAELIVLAVKPQVIKAVCLDLAPHLKEGQLIVSVAAGITCASLENWLGPRAIVRCMPNTPALLRQGVSGLYANARVSAAQRQQAEQVLSAVGLALWLDEERLIDAVTAVSGSGPAYFFLLIEAMTAAGEKLGLPRDTAAQLTLHTALGAARMAVASDVDAAELRRRVTSPAGTTEAAINSFQAGGFETLVEQALNAAARRSAELAEQLGQ
- a CDS encoding YggT family protein, with protein sequence MIGLNTAAVYILQTLGSLYLLVVLLRFILQLVRADFYNPLSQFIVRATQPLLKPLRKIIPGFAGLDLASLVLAILVQLLLMTLTLMLMGYGTGNPLQLLVWSIIGVTALFLKVFFFALIIGVILSWVAQGSHNPAVELIQQICEPLLMPIRRFMPSMGGLDLSPIVAFLALNLIDMLVIRNLAVMTGMYQGLSLAI
- a CDS encoding dynamin-like GTPase family protein; protein product: MSMERLSQQVDAYVTWKRELMREISRYRSWLVTNRLGSEAVEAKLERALRLLRTDHITLAFVGEFSRGKTELINALFFSEYGQRMLPSQAGRTTMCPTELYFDPRSERAYIRLLPIETRLSEANVSQFKRIPRHWVNIPLDPSDPDNMAQAFAQVARAKPMPVEQAIQLGFHPDMLESTGKPGQVLVPAWRHALINFDHPLLRQGLRILDTPGLNALGSEPELTLSMLPSAQAIIFLLSADSGVSASDMAIWQQHIRQLDDDTQTSLFAVLNKIDVLWDDLAGEAFVQNAIGRIQASTAKQLGIRPEEVLPLSAKQALLAKVRKDPALLVRSQMNGLEALLCERIVAQKERLLEDRVVNQVLALLHNSQHVLGLRLEKVKEQQALLNNQQQDNGQLLFELTAKTKADHGLHHRRLLGLKTNQRLLKRQGDLLRAAVRPERLEQHLDRVRRHLTGSWTTLGINQAILHFFRAVQSDLHSLAHEAEMANRMVAAIYCRHNEENPLHGVDAPQFDLERYQRELEQLRAKADQFRLHLKTLLTEQRSLTRRFFATLAQEVVGLHQRLRQDAEHWAGDALMPLMQHSLEHKQLLETHMLRLKVLAQDTQQSRQRTQRLAHYRDELQQQLAQAGEMLRALRRPAPVQRQGKVVSLPGARRALGATD
- the metX gene encoding homoserine O-succinyltransferase MetX translates to MPTAFPPDSVGLVTPEVVQFAAPLTLACGRSLADYQLIFETYGRLNAARSNAVLICHALSGHHHAAGYHSPDDRKPGWWDSCIGPGKAIDTDKFFVVSLNNLGGCNGSTGPSSLNPATGKPYGADFPVMTVEDWVHSQARLADTLGIEQWAAVVGGSLGGMQALQWTISYPERVRHCLAIASAPKLSAQNIAFNEVARQAILTDPEFHGGHFQEQGVIPRRGLMLARMVGHITYLSDDAMGEKFGRGLKSEKLNYDFHSVEFQVESYLRYQGEEFSGRFDANTYLLMTKALDYFDPAAAFEGDLARTLATATADFCVISFTTDWRFSPARSREIVDALMAARKNVCYLEIDAPQGHDAFLMPIPRYLQAFSSYMNRIAV
- the metW gene encoding methionine biosynthesis protein MetW, translating into MRADLDIIQEWIPAGSRVLDLGCGDGELLAWLRDNKGVSGYGLEIDPEKIARCIERGVNVVEQNLDQGLGNFASDSFDVVVMTQSLQALHYPDWVLAEMLRVGRTCIITFPNFGHWRCRWYLASKGRMPVSDFLPYTWYNTPNIHFCTFEDFERLCHAQNARVQERLAVDRDHRHGWASRIWPNLLGEIGIYRISGPTALDAQSAG
- a CDS encoding DUF4426 domain-containing protein: MRRIAILFIALCLSLPALAERKHSFGELDVHYIAFNSGFLQPEIAAAAGLVRSKSQGVVNISVLKAGTPMAANVNGAVKNLLGQSHPLKFKQVNEGTAIYYLAQFPFENREVLRFTISVQAGDGVAHSFDFNQEFFPDE
- the rdgB gene encoding RdgB/HAM1 family non-canonical purine NTP pyrophosphatase, giving the protein MMPFSELVLASHNAGKLKELQAMLGDVVRVRSVGEFSSVEPEETGLSFVENAILKARHAARVSGLPALADDSGLAVDFLGGAPGIYSARYAGGQGDAANNAKLLEALKAVPDAQRGAQFVCALALLRHAEDPLPILCEGLWHGRILHEARGDQGFGYDPLFWVEERQCSSAELPPSLKNQLSHRARAMALLKQRLGLA